From Brassica oleracea var. oleracea cultivar TO1000 chromosome C3, BOL, whole genome shotgun sequence, a single genomic window includes:
- the LOC106335920 gene encoding uncharacterized protein LOC106335920 isoform X1 encodes MKILHWNCQGLGSPLTIPHLQDIRKVYKPEIIILIETKHADNFVQKVVKDLGYENSFVVSAKGSSGGLVIMWNKVVKVNFFGNPSLNNTDMYIEDGSNVFCLTYIYGHPVMKNRHEMWERLICNAAVGLYQNRPRLMLGDFNDIKDNNTEAELSLQYRLEEEYWRTKSRIQWLQAGDRNTRFFHSKTKQRRSYNRIIHISDEEGKIYTEIKDVHFQIQKYFQDLYRSEGISISQHLLNGIPTTITAEINDKLTQEVTDKEIEDAAHTINPDKSPGPDGMNAGFFRHHWETIKQVMKQMGFCETWCKWIHTCVSTVTFSVLVNGEPSKPITPTRGIRQVFCRATEEECQTLMNTLREYQRASGQAVNFNKSAITFAKVQGGKGNMGVGSYKIWQRRRSAAPISSKCKGAYFVG; translated from the exons ATGAAGATCCTCCATTGGAATTGCCAAGGTTTAGGGAGCCCTTTGACAATCCCGCACCTACAAGATATCAGGAAAGTATACAAGCCTGAAATAATAATTCTCATTGAAACTAAGCATGCTGATAACTTTGTGCAGAAAGTGGTTAAAGATCTTGGGTATGAGAATTCTTTTGTTGTGTCTGCCAAAGGTAGTAGTGGCGGGTTAGTCATCATGTGGAACAAAGTGGTTAAGGTTAACTTCTTTGGTAACCCTTCTCTTAATAACACAGATATGTATATAGAAGATGGTAGCAATGTTTTCTGTTTGACTTATATATATGGGCATCCAGTTATGAAGAATAGACATGAGATGTGGGAAAGATTAATTTGTAATGCAGCTGTAGGTTTATACCAGAATCGACCAAGACTGATGCTTGGAGACTTCAATGACATCAAGGATAACAATACAGAG GCTGAGCTAAGCTTGCAGTACCGTTTAGAAGAGGAATACTGGAGAACGAAGAGCAGAATCCAGTGGCTTCAAGCAGGTGACCGCAATACCAGGTTCTTTCACTCAAAAACCAAGCAAAGAAGAAGTTACAACAGGATCATTCACATCTCTGATGAAGAAGGTAAAATATACACAGAGATTAAGGATGTTCATTTTCAAATTCAGAAATATTTTCAGGACCTATATAGAAGTGAAGGAATCAGTATCAGTCAACACCTGCTAAATGGAATTCCAACCACCATTACAGCTGAGATCAACGACAAGTTAACCCAAGAAGTTACAGACAAGGAGATAGAGGATGCTGCTCACACTATCAATCCCGACAAATCACCAGGGCCGGATGGAATGAATGCAGGATTCTTCAGACATCATTGGGAAACCATTAAACAAG TAATGAAGCAGATGGGCTTCTGCGAAACTTGGTGCAAATGGATCCACACATGCGTGTCAACTGTTACATTTTCAGTTCTTGTGAACGGAGAGCCCTCAAAGCCCATCACGCCAACTAGAGGAATAAGACAAG TATTTTGTAGAGCAACAGAGGAAGAATGCCAGACCCTAATGAACACGCTTAGAGAGTACCAGAGAGCCTCAGGACAAGCTGTCAATTTTAACAAATCTGCTATAACTTTTGCCAAAG
- the LOC106335920 gene encoding uncharacterized protein LOC106335920 isoform X2 — protein sequence MKILHWNCQGLGSPLTIPHLQDIRKVYKPEIIILIETKHADNFVQKVVKDLGYENSFVVSAKGSSGGLVIMWNKVVKVNFFGNPSLNNTDMYIEDGSNVFCLTYIYGHPVMKNRHEMWERLICNAAVGLYQNRPRLMLGDFNDIKDNNTEAELSLQYRLEEEYWRTKSRIQWLQAGDRNTRFFHSKTKQRRSYNRIIHISDEEGKIYTEIKDVHFQIQKYFQDLYRSEGISISQHLLNGIPTTITAEINDKLTQEVTDKEIEDAAHTINPDKSPGPDGMNAGFFRHHWETIKQVMKQMGFCETWCKWIHTCVSTVTFSVLVNGEPSKPITPTRGIRQEEECQTLMNTLREYQRASGQAVNFNKSAITFAKVQGGKGNMGVGSYKIWQRRRSAAPISSKCKGAYFVG from the exons ATGAAGATCCTCCATTGGAATTGCCAAGGTTTAGGGAGCCCTTTGACAATCCCGCACCTACAAGATATCAGGAAAGTATACAAGCCTGAAATAATAATTCTCATTGAAACTAAGCATGCTGATAACTTTGTGCAGAAAGTGGTTAAAGATCTTGGGTATGAGAATTCTTTTGTTGTGTCTGCCAAAGGTAGTAGTGGCGGGTTAGTCATCATGTGGAACAAAGTGGTTAAGGTTAACTTCTTTGGTAACCCTTCTCTTAATAACACAGATATGTATATAGAAGATGGTAGCAATGTTTTCTGTTTGACTTATATATATGGGCATCCAGTTATGAAGAATAGACATGAGATGTGGGAAAGATTAATTTGTAATGCAGCTGTAGGTTTATACCAGAATCGACCAAGACTGATGCTTGGAGACTTCAATGACATCAAGGATAACAATACAGAG GCTGAGCTAAGCTTGCAGTACCGTTTAGAAGAGGAATACTGGAGAACGAAGAGCAGAATCCAGTGGCTTCAAGCAGGTGACCGCAATACCAGGTTCTTTCACTCAAAAACCAAGCAAAGAAGAAGTTACAACAGGATCATTCACATCTCTGATGAAGAAGGTAAAATATACACAGAGATTAAGGATGTTCATTTTCAAATTCAGAAATATTTTCAGGACCTATATAGAAGTGAAGGAATCAGTATCAGTCAACACCTGCTAAATGGAATTCCAACCACCATTACAGCTGAGATCAACGACAAGTTAACCCAAGAAGTTACAGACAAGGAGATAGAGGATGCTGCTCACACTATCAATCCCGACAAATCACCAGGGCCGGATGGAATGAATGCAGGATTCTTCAGACATCATTGGGAAACCATTAAACAAG TAATGAAGCAGATGGGCTTCTGCGAAACTTGGTGCAAATGGATCCACACATGCGTGTCAACTGTTACATTTTCAGTTCTTGTGAACGGAGAGCCCTCAAAGCCCATCACGCCAACTAGAGGAATAAGACAAG AGGAAGAATGCCAGACCCTAATGAACACGCTTAGAGAGTACCAGAGAGCCTCAGGACAAGCTGTCAATTTTAACAAATCTGCTATAACTTTTGCCAAAG
- the LOC106335920 gene encoding uncharacterized protein LOC106335920 isoform X5 has translation MKILHWNCQGLGSPLTIPHLQDIRKVYKPEIIILIETKHADNFVQKVVKDLGYENSFVVSAKGSSGGLVIMWNKVVKVNFFGNPSLNNTDMYIEDGSNVFCLTYIYGHPVMKNRHEMWERLICNAAVGLYQNRPRLMLGDFNDIKDNNTEAELSLQYRLEEEYWRTKSRIQWLQAGDRNTRFFHSKTKQRRSYNRIIHISDEEAEINDKLTQEVTDKEIEDAAHTINPDKSPGPDGMNAGFFRHHWETIKQVMKQMGFCETWCKWIHTCVSTVTFSVLVNGEPSKPITPTRGIRQVFCRATEEECQTLMNTLREYQRASGQAVNFNKSAITFAKVQGGKGNMGVGSYKIWQRRRSAAPISSKCKGAYFVG, from the exons ATGAAGATCCTCCATTGGAATTGCCAAGGTTTAGGGAGCCCTTTGACAATCCCGCACCTACAAGATATCAGGAAAGTATACAAGCCTGAAATAATAATTCTCATTGAAACTAAGCATGCTGATAACTTTGTGCAGAAAGTGGTTAAAGATCTTGGGTATGAGAATTCTTTTGTTGTGTCTGCCAAAGGTAGTAGTGGCGGGTTAGTCATCATGTGGAACAAAGTGGTTAAGGTTAACTTCTTTGGTAACCCTTCTCTTAATAACACAGATATGTATATAGAAGATGGTAGCAATGTTTTCTGTTTGACTTATATATATGGGCATCCAGTTATGAAGAATAGACATGAGATGTGGGAAAGATTAATTTGTAATGCAGCTGTAGGTTTATACCAGAATCGACCAAGACTGATGCTTGGAGACTTCAATGACATCAAGGATAACAATACAGAG GCTGAGCTAAGCTTGCAGTACCGTTTAGAAGAGGAATACTGGAGAACGAAGAGCAGAATCCAGTGGCTTCAAGCAGGTGACCGCAATACCAGGTTCTTTCACTCAAAAACCAAGCAAAGAAGAAGTTACAACAGGATCATTCACATCTCTGATGAAGAAG CTGAGATCAACGACAAGTTAACCCAAGAAGTTACAGACAAGGAGATAGAGGATGCTGCTCACACTATCAATCCCGACAAATCACCAGGGCCGGATGGAATGAATGCAGGATTCTTCAGACATCATTGGGAAACCATTAAACAAG TAATGAAGCAGATGGGCTTCTGCGAAACTTGGTGCAAATGGATCCACACATGCGTGTCAACTGTTACATTTTCAGTTCTTGTGAACGGAGAGCCCTCAAAGCCCATCACGCCAACTAGAGGAATAAGACAAG TATTTTGTAGAGCAACAGAGGAAGAATGCCAGACCCTAATGAACACGCTTAGAGAGTACCAGAGAGCCTCAGGACAAGCTGTCAATTTTAACAAATCTGCTATAACTTTTGCCAAAG
- the LOC106335920 gene encoding uncharacterized protein LOC106335920 isoform X3: MKILHWNCQGLGSPLTIPHLQDIRKVYKPEIIILIETKHADNFVQKVVKDLGYENSFVVSAKGSSGGLVIMWNKVVKVNFFGNPSLNNTDMYIEDGSNVFCLTYIYGHPVMKNRHEMWERLICNAAVGLYQNRPRLMLGDFNDIKDNNTEAELSLQYRLEEEYWRTKSRIQWLQAGDRNTRFFHSKTKQRRSYNRIIHISDEEGKIYTEIKDVHFQIQKYFQDLYRSEGISISQHLLNGIPTTITAEINDKLTQEVTDKEIEDAAHTINPDKSPGPDGMNAGFFRHHWETIKQVMKQMGFCETWCKWIHTCVSTVTFSVLVNGEPSKPITPTRGIRQVFCRATEEECQTLMNTLREYQRASGQAVNFNKSAITFAKGSYL, from the exons ATGAAGATCCTCCATTGGAATTGCCAAGGTTTAGGGAGCCCTTTGACAATCCCGCACCTACAAGATATCAGGAAAGTATACAAGCCTGAAATAATAATTCTCATTGAAACTAAGCATGCTGATAACTTTGTGCAGAAAGTGGTTAAAGATCTTGGGTATGAGAATTCTTTTGTTGTGTCTGCCAAAGGTAGTAGTGGCGGGTTAGTCATCATGTGGAACAAAGTGGTTAAGGTTAACTTCTTTGGTAACCCTTCTCTTAATAACACAGATATGTATATAGAAGATGGTAGCAATGTTTTCTGTTTGACTTATATATATGGGCATCCAGTTATGAAGAATAGACATGAGATGTGGGAAAGATTAATTTGTAATGCAGCTGTAGGTTTATACCAGAATCGACCAAGACTGATGCTTGGAGACTTCAATGACATCAAGGATAACAATACAGAG GCTGAGCTAAGCTTGCAGTACCGTTTAGAAGAGGAATACTGGAGAACGAAGAGCAGAATCCAGTGGCTTCAAGCAGGTGACCGCAATACCAGGTTCTTTCACTCAAAAACCAAGCAAAGAAGAAGTTACAACAGGATCATTCACATCTCTGATGAAGAAGGTAAAATATACACAGAGATTAAGGATGTTCATTTTCAAATTCAGAAATATTTTCAGGACCTATATAGAAGTGAAGGAATCAGTATCAGTCAACACCTGCTAAATGGAATTCCAACCACCATTACAGCTGAGATCAACGACAAGTTAACCCAAGAAGTTACAGACAAGGAGATAGAGGATGCTGCTCACACTATCAATCCCGACAAATCACCAGGGCCGGATGGAATGAATGCAGGATTCTTCAGACATCATTGGGAAACCATTAAACAAG TAATGAAGCAGATGGGCTTCTGCGAAACTTGGTGCAAATGGATCCACACATGCGTGTCAACTGTTACATTTTCAGTTCTTGTGAACGGAGAGCCCTCAAAGCCCATCACGCCAACTAGAGGAATAAGACAAG TATTTTGTAGAGCAACAGAGGAAGAATGCCAGACCCTAATGAACACGCTTAGAGAGTACCAGAGAGCCTCAGGACAAGCTGTCAATTTTAACAAATCTGCTATAACTTTTGCCAAAG GCTCCTATCTATAA